In the genome of Streptomyces collinus, one region contains:
- a CDS encoding DUF779 domain-containing protein gives MTVRTGRVELTPAAEELLRRLTGTHGPVMFHQSGGCCDGSAPMCYLRGEFRVGASDVLLGHVAGDTPFWMSADQFAYWSHTHLTVDVVPGRGSGFSLEAPEGVRFLLRSRLLTDEELRRLDAEPPLPDGADHSA, from the coding sequence ATGACCGTGCGCACAGGACGTGTCGAACTGACCCCCGCCGCCGAGGAACTGCTGCGGCGGCTGACCGGGACACACGGGCCGGTGATGTTCCACCAGTCCGGCGGCTGCTGTGACGGCAGCGCCCCGATGTGCTACCTACGCGGCGAGTTCCGGGTCGGCGCCTCGGACGTCCTGCTGGGGCACGTGGCCGGGGACACCCCGTTCTGGATGAGCGCGGACCAGTTCGCGTACTGGTCGCACACGCATCTCACGGTGGACGTGGTCCCCGGCCGCGGCAGCGGCTTCTCGCTGGAGGCGCCGGAGGGCGTCCGCTTCCTGCTCCGCTCCCGCCTCCTCACCGACGAGGAACTGCGCCGCCTCGACGCGGAGCCGCCCCTGCCGGACGGGGCGGACCACAGCGCCTAG